The Salmo trutta chromosome 6, fSalTru1.1, whole genome shotgun sequence genome has a window encoding:
- the LOC115196069 gene encoding titin isoform X1: MDPATMDPYNADADGFYKGDDYGYFHWNEKHGQWERWTLNNKEYKYEYAYKYENGKDYYNHQHQPGQGANWETEAGSSQMVDAPAYLPLPTSSDLPQQSPQEQPGVLATSPGPLANIGTLKEMIEIAWQKCQEYQSKFFMWYYVTLLCTQSRAQPIFPSVEPIVVEHPISPPVEPIVVELLISPPLKPIVVELPIAPVEAESLQRFEPLKGLTQRHRKRQKDMATSFPQARTTQPPPALSDYFPPPTPKRCQRAQDFFPPPPVEPIVAELPISSPVKPIVVELPISSPVKPIVVELPISPPVKPIVVELPISPPVKPIVVELPTSPPVKPIMVELPTYPPVKPIMVELPTSPPVKPIMVELPTSPPVKPIMVELPTSPPVKPIVVELPTSPPVKPIVVELPTSPPVEPIVVDLPTSPPVEPIVVDLPTSPPVEPIVVELPISPPVEPIVVELPISPPVEIIVVELPISPPVEPIMVELPISPPVKRIMVELPVFTPVKPIVVELPIAPVEAESLQRFEFAPPPWKNIPLKGLTQQHRKRKKDVEISVPQARTTQPPPSLSDYFPPPTPKRCQRAQDFFPPPPVDPIVAEHSISPPVKPIMVELPISPPAKPIVVDLPISPPVEPIVVELPVSPPVEPIVVELPVSPPVEPIVVELPISPPVKPIMVDLPTCPPVKPIMVELPTSPPVEPIVVELPISPPVKPIVVELPTSPPVKPIVVELPTSPPVKPIVVELPTSPPVKPIVVELPTSPPVEPIVVELPTSPPVKPIVVELPTSPPVKPIVVELPTSPPVKPIVVELPTSPPVEPIVVELNTSPPVEPIVVELPTSPPVERIVVERPISPPLKPIMVELPVSPPVEPILVELPTSPPVEPIMVELPVSPPVEPIVVELPISPPVEPIVVELPTSPPVEPIVFELPISSPVKPIVVELPISPPVNPIVVELPIAPVEAESLQRFEFAPPPWTNIPLKGLTQQHRKRQKDVEISVPQARTTQPPPSLSDYFPPPTPKRCQRAQDFFPPPPVDPIVAEHSISPPVKPIMVELPISPPAKPIVVDLPISPPVEPIVVELPVSPPVDPIVAEHSISPPVKPIMVELPISPPVEPIVVELPFSPPVKPIMIELAISPPAKPIVVDPPISPPAKSIVVEQPISPAVKPVVVERPISPPVKPIAVELPAAPPVEPIAVELPISPSLKPNVVELPIAPVEAESLQRFEFAPPPWKNIPLKGLTQQHRKRQKDVEISVPQARTTQPPPSLSDYFPTSTPKTCQRAQDFFPPPPVDSTVAEHSISPPVEPIVVELPISPPVEPIVVELPISPPVKPIMVELPISPPVEPIVVELPFSPPVKPIMIELAISPPAKPIVVDLPISPPVKPIMVELPTSPPVEPIMVELPISPPLEPIVVELAISPPAKPIVVELPISPPVKPIMVELPTSPPLEPIVVELPISPPVKPIMVEPPISPPVKPIMVDLLISPPVKPIVVQLPTSPPVKPIMVELPISPLVEPIMVELPISPPVKPIMIEWPISSPVKPIVVELPVSPPVEPIVVELPVSPPVEPIVVELPVSPPVEPSVVELPVSPPVEPSVVELPVSPPVEPSVVELPVSPPVEPSVVELPVSPPVEPSVVELPVSPPVEPSVVELPVSPPVEPSVVELPVSPPVEPSVVELPVSPPVEPSVVELPVSPPVEPSVVELPVSPPVKPIVVELPTSPPVKPIVVELPTSPPVEPIMVDLPISPPVKPIVVDLPIAPVEAESLQRFEFAPPPWTNIPLKGLTQQHRKRQKDVEISVPQARTTQPPPSLSDYFPPPTPKRCQRAQDFFPPPPVDPIVAEHSISPPVKPIMVELPISPPVKSIMAELPISPPVKPIMVDLPISPPVEHITFELPIVLPVKPIVVELPISPPVKPILVELPTSPPVKSIVVELPISPPVNHQDQLDQWANWRIEAGSSLIVDVPAYLPLPTSSHFPQQSPQEQPGVCIASHGLLANIGTLKEMIEIAWQKCQEYQSKFFMWCYVNLLCTRSRAQPIFPSVKPIVFERPISPPLELIVFELPISPPLKPIVVDRPISPPGKHITFELPTSPPVEPIVVERPISPPVEPIVVERPISPPVELIVVERPISPPVEPIVVELPVSPPVESIVVELSISPPVKHVMFELPIAPVEAESLQRFEFAPPPRKNKPLKGLTQRHRKREKDMETSVPQARTTQPRPALSDFFPPPPVEPIVVELPIAPPVKPIVDELPISPPVKHAMFELPICPVVAESLQRFEFVPPPQKNELLKGLTRQHKKRQKDTSVPKARTTLLPPCQLDFFPPPQGCQTAQNGVNPYSMRAGAPMGKYPGYPCTTTKAGPGISDAALAHMLRPLSPMCVPGDDGGWDSAGDHMFTPGTPFYMGSLFRWTFFKPFKLFCPKKGRSGAEHICF; encoded by the exons GCGGATGCGGACGGGTTTTACAAGGGCGACGATTATGGCTATTTCCACTGGAATGAAAAACATGGCCAGTGGG AGAGGTGGACCCTAAACAACAAAGAGTACAAGTATGAGTATGCGTACAAGTATGAGAACGGGAAGGACTATTACAACCACCAGCATCAACCTGGTCAAGGGGCCAACTGGGAAACAGAGGCTGGTTCTTCTCAGATGGTCGATGCTCCTGCCTATCTCCCCCTCCCTACATCCTCTGATCTCCCTCAGCAGAGCCCACAGGAGCAGCCTGGAGTCCTCGCAACATCCCCTGGGCCTCTTGCAAA CATTGGGACTCTTAAGGAGATGATTGAGATTGCATGGCAGAAGTGTCAGGAGTACCAATCTAAGTTCTTCATGTGGTATTATGTTACCCTGTTGTGCACACAGAGTAGGGCACAG CCCATCTTTCCTTCAGTGGAGCCCATCGTGGTCGAGCATCCCATCTCtccaccagtggaacccatcgtGGTTGAGCTGCTCATCTCTCCACCACTGAAGCCCATTGTGGTTGAGCTGCCTATCGCTCCAGTGGAAGCTGAGTCGCTTCAGAGATTTGAG CCACTGAAGGGTCTGACACAGCGACATagaaaaagacagaaagacaTGGCAACTTCATTTCCACAGGCCAGAACTACTCAGCCTCCTCCCGCCCTATCGGATTATTTCCCTCCACCTACACCAAAGAGATGCCAAAGGGCCCAGGATTTCTTCCCTCCACCTCCAGTGGAGCCCATTGTAGCTGAGCTGCCCATTTCTTCACCAGTGAAGCCCATCGTGGTTGAGCTTCCCATTTCTTCACCAGTGAAGCCCATCGTGGTTGAGCTGCCCATTTCCCCACCAGTGAAGCCCATCGTGGTTGAGCTGCCCATTTCCCCACCAGTGAAGCCCATCGTGGTtgagctgcccacctctccaccagTGAAGCCCATCATGGTTGAGCTGCCCACCTATCCACCAGTGAAGCCCATCATGGTTGAGCTACCCACCTCTCCACCAGTGAAGCCCATCATGGTtgagctgcccacctctccaccagtgaagcccatcatggttgagctgcccacctctccaccagTGAAGCCCATCGTGGTtgagctgcccacctctccaccagTGAAGCCCATCGTGGTtgagctgcccacctctccaccagTGGAGCCCATCGTGGTTGacctgcccacctctccaccagTGGAGCCCATCGTGGTTGacctgcccacctctccaccagTGGAGCCCATCGTGGTTGAGctgcccatctctccaccagtgGAGCCCATTGTGGTTGAGctgcccatctctccaccagtgGAGATCATCGTGGTTGAGctgcccatctctccaccagtgGAGCCCATCATGGTTGAGctgcccatctctccaccagtgaaGCGCATCATGGTTGAGCTGCCCGTCTTTACACCAGTGAAGCCCATTGTGGTTGAGCTGCCTATCGCTCCAGTGGAAGCTGAGTCGCTTCAGAGATTTGAG TTTGCCCCACCACCATGGAAAAATATTCCACTGAAGGGTCTGACACagcaacatagaaaaagaaagaaagacgtGGAAATTTCAGTTCCACAGGCCAGAACTACTCAGCCTCCTCCATCCCTATCGGATTATTTCCCTCCACCTACACCAAAGAGATGCCAAAGGGCCCAGGATTTCTTCCCTCCACCTCCAGTGGATCCCATTGTAGCTGAGCACTCTATCTCTCCACCAGTGAAGCCCATCATGGTTGAGctgcccatctctccaccagCAAAGCCCATTGTGGTTGATCTGCCCATTTCTCCACCAGTAGAGCCCATTGTGGTTGAGCTGCCCGTCTCTCCACCAGTGGAGCCCATTGTGGTTGAGCTGCCCGTCTCTCCACCAGTGGAGCCCATTGTGGTTGAGctgcccatctctccaccagtgaaGCCCATCATGGTTGACCTTCCCACCTGTCCACCAGTGAAGCCCATCATGGTtgagctgcccacctctccaccagTGGAGCCCATCGTGGTTGAGCTGCCCATTTCTCCACCAGTGAAGCCCATCGTGGTtgagctgcccacctctccaccagTGAAGCCCATCGTGGTtgagctgcccacctctccaccagTGAAGCCCATCGTGGTtgagctgcccacctctccaccagTGAAGCCCATCGTGGTtgagctgcccacctctccaccagTGGAGCCCATCGTGGTtgagctgcccacctctccaccagTGAAGCCCATCGTGGTtgagctgcccacctctccaccagTGAAGCCCATCGTGGTtgagctgcccacctctccaccagTGAAGCCCATCGTGGTtgagctgcccacctctccaccagTGGAGCCCATCGTGGTTGAGCTGAACACCTCTCCACCAGTGGAGCCCATCGTGGTtgagctgcccacctctccaccagTGGAGCGCATCGTGGTTGAGCGACCGATCTCTCCACCACTGAAGCCCATCATGGTTGAGCTGCCCGTCTCTCCCCCAGTGGAGCCCATTCTGGTtgagctgcccacctctccaccagTGGAGCCCATCATGGTTGAGCTGCCCGTCTCTCCCCCAGTGGAGCCCATCGTGGTTGAGctgcccatctctccaccagtgGAGCCCATCGTGGTtgagctgcccacctctccaccagTGGAGCCCATCGTCTTTGAGCTGCCCATATCTTCACCAGTGAAGCCCATTGTGGTTGAGCTGCCCATTTCTCCACCGGTGAATCCCATTGTGGTTGAGCTGCCTATCGCTCCAGTGGAAGCTGAGTCGCTTCAGAGATTTGAG TTTGCCCCACCACCATGGACAAATATTCCACTGAAGGGTCTGACACAGCAACATAGAAAAAGACAGAAAGACGTGGAAATTTCAGTTCCACAGGCCAGAACTACTCAGCCTCCTCCATCCCTATCGGATTATTTCCCTCCACCTACACCAAAGAGATGCCAAAGGGCCCAGGATTTCTTCCCTCCACCTCCAGTGGATCCCATTGTAGCTGAGCACTCTATCTCTCCACCTGTGAAGCCCATCATGGTTGAGctgcccatctctccaccagCAAAGCCCATTGTGGTTGATCTGCCCATTTCTCCACCAGTAGAGCCCATTGTGGTTGAGCTGCCCGTCTCTCCACCAGTGGATCCCATTGTAGCTGAGcactccatctctccaccagtgaagcccatcatggttgagctgcccatctctccaccagtggaacccatcgtGGTTGAGCTGCCCTTCTCTCCACCAGTGAAGCCCATCATGATTGAGCTTGCCATCTCTCCACCAGCAAAGCCCATTGTGGTTGATCCGCCCATCTCTCCACCAGCGAAGAGTATTGTGGTTGAGCAGCCTATTTCTCCAGCAGTGAAGCCCGTCGTGGTTGAACGgcccatctctccaccagtgaaGCCGATCGCGGTTGAGCTGCCCGCCGCTCCACCAGTGGAGCCCATCGCGGTTGAGCTGCCCATCTCTCCATCACTGAAGCCCAATGTAGTTGAGCTGCCTATCGCTCCAGTGGAAGCTGAGTCGCTTCAGAGATTTGAG TTTGCCCCACCACCATGGAAAAATATTCCACTGAAGGGTCTGACACAGCAACATAGAAAAAGACAGAAAGACGTGGAAATTTCAGTTCCACAGGCCAGAACTACTCAGCCTCCTCCGTCCCTATCGGATTATTTCCCTACATCTACACCAAAGACATGCCAAAGGGCCCAGGATTTCTTCCCACCACCTCCAGTGGATTCCACTGTAGCTGAGCACTCTATCTCTCCACCTGTGGAGCCCATTGTGGTTGAGCTGCCCATCTCTCCACCTGTGGAGCCCATTGTGGTTGAGctgcccatctctccaccagtgaagcccatcatggttgagctgcccatctctccaccagtgGAGCCCATCGTGGTTGAGCTGCCCTTCTCTCCACCAGTGAAGCCCATCATGATTGAGCTAGCCATCTCTCCACCAGCAAAGCCCATCGTGGTTGATCTGCCCATTTCTCCACCAGTGAAGCCAATCATGGTtgagctgcccacctctccaccagTGGAGCCCATCATGGTTGAGCTGCCCATCTCTCCACCACTGGAGCCCATTGTGGTTGAGCTAGCCATCTCTCCACCAGCAAAGCCCATTGTGGTTGAGCTGCCCATTTCTCCACCAGTGAAGCCAATCATGGTtgagctgcccacctctccaccacTGGAGCCCATTGTGGTTGAGctgcccatctctccaccagtgaaGCCCATCATGGTTGAGCCgcccatctctccaccagtgaaACCTATAATGGTGGACCTGTTAATCTCTCCACCGGTGAAGCCCATCGTGGTTcagctgcccacctctccaccagTGAAGCCCATCATGGTTGAGCTGCCCATCTCTCCACTAGTGGAGCCCATCATGGTTGAGctgcccatctctccaccagtgaaGCCCATCATGATTGAATGGCCAATCTCTTCACCAGTGAAGCCCATTGTGGTTGAGCTGCCCGTCTCTCCACCAGTGGAGCCCATTGTGGTTGAGCTGCCCGTCTCTCCACCAGTGGAGCCCATTGTGGTTGAGCTGCCCGTCTCTCCACCAGTGGAGCCCAGTGTGGTTGAGCTGCCCGTCTCTCCACCAGTGGAGCCCAGTGTGGTTGAGCTGCCCGTCTCTCCACCAGTGGAGCCCAGTGTGGTTGAGCTGCCCGTCTCTCCACCAGTGGAGCCCAGTGTGGTTGAGCTGCCCGTCTCTCCACCAGTGGAGCCCAGTGTGGTTGAGCTGCCCGTCTCTCCACCAGTGGAGCCCAGTGTGGTTGAGCTGCCCGTCTCTCCACCAGTGGAGCCCAGTGTGGTTGAGCTGCCCGTCTCTCCACCAGTGGAGCCCAGTGTGGTTGAGCTGCCCGTCTCTCCACCAGTGGAGCCCAGTGTGGTTGAGCTGCCCGTCTCTCCACCAGTGGAGCCCAGTGTGGTTGAGCTGCCCGTCTCTCCACCAGTGAAGCCCATCGTGGTTGAactgcccacctctccaccagTGAAGCCCATCGTGGTtgagctgcccacctctccaccagtggaacccatcatGGTTGACCTGCCCATTTCTCCACCAGTGAAGCCCATTGTGGTTGATCTGCCTATCGCTCCAGTGGAAGCTGAGTCGCTTCAGAGATTTGAG TTTGCCCCACCACCATGGACAAATATTCCACTGAAGGGTCTGACACAGCAACATAGAAAAAGACAGAAAGACGTGGAAATTTCAGTTCCACAGGCCAGAACTACTCAGCCTCCTCCATCCCTATCGGATTATTTCCCTCCACCTACACCAAAGAGATGCCAAAGGGCCCAGGATTTCTTCCCTCCACCTCCAGTGGATCCCATTGTAGCTGAgcactccatctctccacctgTGAAGCCCATCATGGTTGAGctgcccatctctccaccagtgaaGTCCATCATGGCGGAGCTTCCCATATCTCCACCAGTGAAGCCCATCATGGTTGATctgcccatctctccaccagtgGAGCACATCACGTTTGAGCTGCCCATCGTTCTTCCAGTGAAACCCATCGTTGTGGAGCTTCCTATCTCTCCACCAGTGAAGCCTATCTTGGTTGAGCTGCCCACTTCTCCACCAGTGAAGTCCATCGTGGTAGAGCTGCCCATCTCTCCACCTGTGAACCACCAGGATCAACTTGATCAATGGGCCAACTGGAGAATAGAGGCTGGTTCTTCTCTGATTGTCGACGTTCCGGCCTATCTCCCCCTCCCTACATCCTCTCATTTCCCCCAGCAGAGTCCACAGGAGCAGCCTGGAGTCTGCATAGCGTCCCATGGGCTTCTTGCAAA CATTGGGACTCTTAAGGAGATGATTGAGATTGCATGGCAGAAGTGTCAGGAGTACCAATCTAAGTTCTTCATGTGGTGTTATGTTAACCTGTTGTGCACACGGAGTAGGGCACAG CCCATCTTTCCTTCAGTGAAGCCCATCGTGTTCGAGCGTCCCATCTCTCCACCATTGGAGCTCATTGTGTTTGAGCTGCCCATCTCTCCACCATTGAAGCCCATTGTTGTTGATCGGCCCATCTCTCCACCAGGGAAGCACATCACGTTTGAGTTGCCCACCTCTCCACCAGTGGAGCCCATCGTGGTCGAGCGTCCCATCTCTCCACCGGTGGAGCCCATCGTGGTCGAGCGTCCCATCTCTCCACCGGTGGAGCTCATCGTGGTCGAGCGTCCCATCTCTCCCCCGGTGGAGCCCATCGTGGTCGAGCTTCCCGTTTCTCCACCAGTGGAGTCCATCGTGGTTGAGCTGTccatctctccaccagtgaaGCACGTCATGTTTGAGCTGCCTATCGCTCCAGTGGAAGCTGAGTCACTTCAGAGATTTGAG TTTGCCCCACCACCGCGGAAAAATAAGCCACTGAAGGGTCTAACACAGCGAcatagaaaaagagagaaagacatggAAACTTCAGTTCCACAGGCCAGAACTACTCAGCCTCGTCCCGCCCTATCGGATTTCTTCCCTCCACCTCCAGTGGAGCCCATCGTGGTTGAGCTGCCCATCGCCCCACCAGTGAAACCCATCGTGGATGAACTGCCCATTTCTCCACCAGTGAAGCACGCCATGTTTGAGCTGCCCATCTGTCCAGTGGTAGCTGAGTCTCTTCAGAGATTTGAG TTTGTCCCACCACCGCAGAAAAATGAACTGCTGAAGGGTCTGACACGGCAACataaaaaaagacaaaaagacACTTCAGTTCCAAAGGCCAGAACTACTCTACTTCCTCCCTGCCAATTGGATTTTTTCCCTCCACCACAGGGCTGCCAAACGGCCCAAAATGGAGTTAATCCATATTCAATGAGAGCAG GTGCTCCAATGGGCAAATACCCAGGTTATCCATGTACAACTACCAAAGCTGGGCCTGGAATATCAGACGCTGCCCTGGCTCACATGCTCAGACCTCTCTCACCGATGTGCGTGCCAGGAG ATGATGGTGGATGGGACTCTGCTGGGGATCACATGTTCACCCCTGGGACTCCCTTCTACATGGGTTCACTCTTCCGCTGGACCTTTTTTAAGCCCTTTAAG CTGTTTTGCCCGAAAAAAGGACGCAGTGGAGCAGAgcatatttgtttttaa